The region AAGGGCCGCCGTCGGTGAGGCGCTTCACCGAGTCCACCCAGTTGAAGATCACCCGGGCGGTGATGGTCACCTGGGGCAGGTCCTGGATCCGGGCCTGGTAGCGGTCCTGGATCCGGGCCGGCTCGCCGTTCAGGGGATCGTCGGCGCCCCGGGACTCGCTGCACAAGAGGGCCAGCCGGACCGGCAGCCGCTCCGAGCGGATGAGGTCGATGCAGCCGTCGATGTTGTCCAGCACCTGGTGGCAGCGATCGGCGCCTTTGACCGCCCGGTAGCGGTCCGGGGAAACAGCGTCCAGGCTGACCCGCACGGCGGTCAGGCCGGCCCGGGCGAGTGTTGCCAGCCGCGCCGGGGTGAGGAGCACGCCGTTGGTGACCAGGACGATCTCCTGGGCGATGGCTGCCTGGCTGGCCAGGGCGACCATGTCCGGCAGGGCGGGATTGAGGAGCGGCTCGCCGTTGCCGTGAAGATAAAGCACCCGGAGCGGCTCGCTGCCGCGGCATTTGTCCACGACCTCCCGGAAAAGTTGGAGGGTCATGGGACCGCGGGGCTTGGCCTGGCGGCCCTGGGCGTATCGGCCGGCAGCCAGCTCGCGGCTGTGCATGCCGCAAAAGACGCAGGCCAGGTTGCACTGGGGCGTGGCCTCGACGACCAGCACCCGGAGGGTGCAAGATGCCAGGGCCTGGTGGATGCTGGCCAGCCGTTCCCGGATGCGCTCCGGGTCGCAGCTGTCCGCCGGCAGGGGCTTGGGGGGCATAGGGGTCTTCCTTGGCCGCCGGCAACAGGCGGCCGGCTCACAGGGCGATGGGGCCTGGCCGGGGGCTTTCGGCACGCCCGGGCGAAAAGCGCATGGCGAGCCGCTGGCTGGCGGCGCTCGCCAGGGCGTCGAACCGCTCCTTGCAGGCCGCCAGCTCGTCTATGGTCATGGCATAGGGCTTGATGAAGAAGCGCATGGAAAAATAGCCCAGCCAGTCCATCTCCCACAGGGACGGCAGGTCCATCTCCATGAGGAACAGGTTGTCCCGCAGGCACTGCGCAAAGAGGGCGGTGCCCGGATACGGGGTCACCGGAAAGATCTGGAAGCCGTCCAGCTGGATCTCGTCCAGGAGCTGCACGGTCTCCTCCAGGGTGGCGGCGGTCTCCTCCGGCATGCCCATGATGAAAAAGCCCATGACCTGGATGTGCGGGTAGCGGCGCAGATTGTCCATGGCCCGGAAGATCCGCTCCCGGGGCAGGCCTTTGCGCATGATGTGGTTGCGGATGAAGTCCGAGCCGCTTTCGATGGCCAGGGTGATGCGGATGGCGCCCATGGCGGCCAGGGCGTCCACAGTCTCCCGGTCCAGGGTCCGGACATTGAGGCCATTGGGGGTCATGAACTGGAAGCGGAGCCCCCGGCGAAGCACCTCCTCGGCCAGGGTCAGGATCCGGGCCTTGTCGAAGGTGAAGTTGTCGTCCATGACGTAGAAGAAATGCTGGCCATGCTCCTCCATGAGGAGCTGGATTTCGTCGGCGACATGGATGGCGCTCCGGGCCCGGAACCGCGGTCCCATGACCAGCCACATGGAGCAGAACGGGCAGCGGTGCGGGCAGCTGCGGCTGGTGACCAGGGGCATGGCCATGGGCATGGGCAGCCCATGGGGGTTGTACCAGGCCGAGACGTCCCGCTGGTAGTCCGGGAAGCGGATGAGCCCGTAGTCCGGGGAGGGCAGGGCGTCGAGATCGGCGGCGAAACGGGTCTTGGGATGCACCACGATCTCGCCGTGGTCGCGGTAAGCGAAGCCGTCCGCGGGCAGCGGCGCCGCCCCGCCCGTGGCCAGGTGCGCCACCAGCTCCCGCAGCTGGGTCTCGCCCTCGCCGATGACGATGAAGTCGACCGCCGGGCAGTGGCGCAGGATCTCCGCCGGGAACAAGGTGGGATGGGTGCCGCCCAGCACCACCGGCGTGTCCGGGGCTGCGGCCTTGCACCACGCGGCCAGCTGGCGCACCCGGGGGAACTGGCCGGCAAAGGCGCAGGTGATGCCGATAAGCCCGGGGCGGGTCTCGGCGATGGCCTGATGCACGGCGCTGGCCAGCCGGTCCGCCGCCGTGTCGCCAGCGTGCTGCCAGGGCCGCTCCAGGTTGAGATCCAGCAGCCGGGCCGCAAAGCCGCTGGCCTTCAGGGTGCCGGCCAGGTAGAGGAGCGAGGTGGGCGGCAGGAAGTTTCTGGTCTGGCTGGAGTCCGCCAGCGGCGGGTTGATGAAGAGGACCGGGTCCAAGGGATCTCCTTATTGGGCGCGTCGCGGGTCGTGCCAGTCAGGGGGCCTCGACTTCCAGGGGGAGCAGCAGCTGTCCGGCCTCCCCCAAGGCCCAGGCGATGAGGTCGGAAGCCAGGACCACCAGCCGGAAGCCGGCCATGAGGGCAGCGGTGCTGCCCAGGGGCAGGGCCCCGTGCAAGATTCCGCCTGCCACCATCTCGAAGACGCCGAGGCCCTGGGGCGCGAAGATGGTGAGGTTGCCCACCGCCCAGGCAAAGAGGTAGGTGCCGGCCACCGCCAGAGGACCGTCCCCCAGGAGGCCCTCCCCGAAGGCCGACAGATAGGTCACGAAGGTGGCGCCGGCGCCGAGCCAGAACAGGCCCATGATCCCGGTGGCCTTGAGATACCGGGCCAGGGTGAGGCCACCGGTCTCCGGCATGAAGCGGTGCGCCAGGACCGGGATGAGGCCGAGGCCCAGGCCGCCGGCGGCCATGCCCAAGGCCCCAGCCAAGCCCCACCGAGAGCTGCCCAGCTGGACGAAAAGACAAAAGCCGCCGAGAAGCAGGGCCAGGGCCGGTGCCAGGCCGGTCTCCAGAAAGAAGAACAGGGCAAGGCGCCGGGGCTGCACCCCGAACTGGTGGTAGTCCGCGGCCCGGCCCACCGTGTGCCAGATGCCGCCGGGAAGGTAGCGCGCCGGCAGGCGCCGGACATGGATGGTCCAGGCCCGGCGGAAGCTCACCGGCACGTCGGCTGCGGCCAGCACGGTCCGGGAGAAGAGCGGGGCCAGAAACTGCAGGCAGCTCCAGATGGCGACCGCCAGGGCCAGCCGGCCGATCCGGGCGCCGGCGGCCAGCTCCTCCAGGCTGGCTCGGCTCCGCCACACGGTCACGGCAATGAAGACCAGGGCCAGGGGGGTGAAGATCCTCTGCGCCCAGGCCAGAGCACGTCGCGGCCAGCCGGTCATGGCTGAGGCGCTGCCGCCCGCAGGCGGCTGGCGGTCTCCCTCCTGCCGGTCAGGTAGCGCAGCGGCAGGGCGGTGACGAGGCTGAGGCCGATGAGCGCCTTGTCCATCCAGGGCAGCCGGGCCCGCCAGAGCACCCGCAACAGCTCCCGGGGCAGGGCCAACAGGGGAAAATAACGGCTGGCATCCGCGCCGGCGGGGTCGAATTGCCGGCTCCGGTAGCGGTCCATGCGCTCGGCATGGGACTCGGCGGCCCGGATGGCCCGGCGCCAACAGACCGCCTGGGTGGCGTGGAGAAAATCGCCCTTCAAGACCAGCTCCGAAAGGAGGATGAGGTCCGCCCCGGGGCAGCGGGCAAAGCCGGGCACCTCTTGGAGGTAGGCCATGCGCATGAGGCCCAGGACCGGGTGGACATTGCCGAACAGCACCGTCAGGTAGCGCCCGACGACGTCCATGCCGCGGGTGTCGGTCCAGCCGTACTCCTTGGCAAGAGGTGCGCCCTGGGCATCGATCCAGGCGGAGGTGGCGAAGGCCAGGGCTGCCTGGGGATGGCTTTCCAGGAGCGCCACCATCTCGCCCAGGAGATTCTTGGACCACAGGTCGTGGCCGGAGGCCCACATGTAGTACTGGCCGGTGGCCAGGGAGTAGACCTGGATGAAGTTGGCGGCCACGCCCCGGTTCTCGGGAAAGCCTACCACCCGGACGCGTGGGTCCCGGGCTGCGGCCTGCTCGGCGATGGCCCGGGTGCCGTCCGTGGAGCCGTTGTCCGAGAGGATGATCTCGAAGTGCGGATAGTCCTGGGCCAGGAGGGCGGC is a window of Thermodesulfobacteriota bacterium DNA encoding:
- a CDS encoding radical SAM protein, with translation MPPKPLPADSCDPERIRERLASIHQALASCTLRVLVVEATPQCNLACVFCGMHSRELAAGRYAQGRQAKPRGPMTLQLFREVVDKCRGSEPLRVLYLHGNGEPLLNPALPDMVALASQAAIAQEIVLVTNGVLLTPARLATLARAGLTAVRVSLDAVSPDRYRAVKGADRCHQVLDNIDGCIDLIRSERLPVRLALLCSESRGADDPLNGEPARIQDRYQARIQDLPQVTITARVIFNWVDSVKRLTDGGPFRRPAPCEQPFYLLMVHADGDISMCCADTRKDLVVANIRQIGGLAEVLASEALNGRRRALLLQDFSTIPACACCEVYSFVDQALLDDCDALLRLLPGHPPPAPAPVQAAGAGMPEDPR
- a CDS encoding radical SAM protein, which gives rise to MDPVLFINPPLADSSQTRNFLPPTSLLYLAGTLKASGFAARLLDLNLERPWQHAGDTAADRLASAVHQAIAETRPGLIGITCAFAGQFPRVRQLAAWCKAAAPDTPVVLGGTHPTLFPAEILRHCPAVDFIVIGEGETQLRELVAHLATGGAAPLPADGFAYRDHGEIVVHPKTRFAADLDALPSPDYGLIRFPDYQRDVSAWYNPHGLPMPMAMPLVTSRSCPHRCPFCSMWLVMGPRFRARSAIHVADEIQLLMEEHGQHFFYVMDDNFTFDKARILTLAEEVLRRGLRFQFMTPNGLNVRTLDRETVDALAAMGAIRITLAIESGSDFIRNHIMRKGLPRERIFRAMDNLRRYPHIQVMGFFIMGMPEETAATLEETVQLLDEIQLDGFQIFPVTPYPGTALFAQCLRDNLFLMEMDLPSLWEMDWLGYFSMRFFIKPYAMTIDELAACKERFDALASAASQRLAMRFSPGRAESPRPGPIAL
- a CDS encoding glycosyltransferase family 2 protein, with translation MLAESTDNRGSLTPAPPPLVSIGMPVYNEARFLEESLAALLAQDYPHFEIILSDNGSTDGTRAIAEQAAARDPRVRVVGFPENRGVAANFIQVYSLATGQYYMWASGHDLWSKNLLGEMVALLESHPQAALAFATSAWIDAQGAPLAKEYGWTDTRGMDVVGRYLTVLFGNVHPVLGLMRMAYLQEVPGFARCPGADLILLSELVLKGDFLHATQAVCWRRAIRAAESHAERMDRYRSRQFDPAGADASRYFPLLALPRELLRVLWRARLPWMDKALIGLSLVTALPLRYLTGRRETASRLRAAAPQP